A part of Kitasatospora kifunensis genomic DNA contains:
- a CDS encoding SDR family NAD(P)-dependent oxidoreductase: MTVHACGTVRPLPEDERPVPLTRAELAPEDWRDYDVAALHRTFRDKHNVFHGPAFTALDRIQVHPTDDLALSVLHTHESARVSAWPLSLHPALADQVVQTAVAAWLAHYTLTPGPVVVAGFDEVRVYGPTAHVRRALVRLHQADDLGCTASAQLATADGTVVAELHGLRVTNITPPTERFAARLTHQEWVPAPLPEQRPRATEGSWTVLTTEDSSWPAELALELKKQAADGRTLPLDTALGDPAALTPCTGIVLALGDEQPGDAPNETTRRTVSHVVALVRLLSQWDRPPRLWVISRSGRAPLTTAAVRGLLRSVAYEHPELRAGTLEFTPQQSPYPGIVDELLDDQQPLSEIALLPTGRQVAQVLTGPGTATAPAAGSGAEPVRPGASYLVTGGLGGLGLLTVGWLARRGAGRIVISTRSTPTAEAEARLRTLRGADTEISIIRGDIGDPSVAARAVAAAEGNGRTLRGVFHAAGVVEDATVANLDDRLLDRVWRGKADGGWALHQATADSALDHFVVYSSVASLIGSPGQAAYAAANAFLDGLTTHRLDNGLSATGIHWGAWSEVGRGQHLADQGFLTISPTDGIDALERILTAGHQQLAYSPLDTAQWTAPYPALRTSTLLTPLLTGEEAEQDEAAVRDQLLAADSTAQRRELLEAFIIETVRELLGGTTRHIGPHTSMVILGLDSLGAVQLQQRLQRALRTELKPGVIWVKPSAASLADWLLDAMGLGDDAEGDRSHGPGPSAKTADPTGHASLPS, encoded by the coding sequence GTGACAGTGCACGCCTGCGGCACCGTGCGCCCGCTGCCCGAGGACGAGCGCCCCGTGCCACTCACCCGCGCCGAGTTGGCCCCGGAAGACTGGCGGGACTACGACGTCGCCGCCCTGCACCGCACGTTCCGCGACAAGCACAACGTCTTCCACGGCCCCGCCTTCACCGCCCTGGACCGCATCCAGGTCCACCCCACCGACGACCTCGCCCTGTCCGTCCTGCACACCCACGAGAGCGCTCGGGTCTCCGCCTGGCCCCTGTCCCTGCACCCCGCCCTGGCCGACCAGGTGGTACAGACCGCGGTGGCGGCCTGGCTCGCCCACTACACCCTCACCCCCGGGCCGGTGGTCGTCGCCGGATTCGACGAGGTACGCGTCTACGGGCCGACCGCCCATGTCCGCAGGGCCCTGGTCCGGCTCCACCAGGCAGACGATCTGGGCTGCACGGCCTCGGCCCAACTGGCCACCGCGGACGGCACCGTCGTCGCCGAGCTCCACGGCCTGCGCGTCACCAACATCACCCCGCCGACCGAGCGCTTCGCCGCCCGGCTCACCCACCAGGAGTGGGTCCCCGCCCCCCTGCCCGAACAACGGCCCCGGGCCACGGAAGGCAGCTGGACCGTCCTCACCACCGAGGACAGCTCCTGGCCCGCCGAACTCGCCCTGGAACTCAAGAAGCAGGCCGCCGACGGCCGGACCCTGCCCCTGGACACCGCGCTCGGCGACCCGGCCGCCCTCACCCCCTGCACGGGAATCGTCCTGGCACTCGGCGACGAGCAACCCGGTGACGCGCCCAACGAGACCACCCGCCGGACGGTCTCTCATGTCGTCGCCCTGGTACGCCTGCTGTCCCAGTGGGACCGGCCTCCCCGACTGTGGGTCATCAGCCGTTCAGGCCGGGCGCCGCTGACGACGGCCGCTGTCCGCGGACTGCTGCGGTCCGTGGCGTACGAGCATCCCGAACTGCGGGCCGGCACTCTGGAGTTCACACCACAGCAGTCGCCGTACCCGGGCATCGTGGACGAGTTGCTGGACGACCAGCAGCCGCTCAGCGAGATCGCGCTGCTGCCCACCGGACGCCAGGTGGCCCAGGTGCTCACCGGACCGGGCACCGCCACGGCCCCCGCTGCCGGGAGCGGCGCGGAGCCGGTACGGCCCGGCGCGTCCTACCTCGTCACCGGCGGCCTGGGCGGCCTCGGCCTGCTCACCGTCGGATGGCTCGCACGGCGCGGCGCGGGCCGCATCGTCATCAGCACACGCTCCACGCCCACCGCCGAGGCCGAAGCCCGGCTGCGCACCCTGCGCGGTGCGGACACCGAAATCAGCATCATCCGCGGTGACATCGGCGACCCGTCCGTGGCCGCACGGGCAGTTGCGGCCGCCGAAGGGAACGGGCGCACGCTGCGCGGAGTCTTCCACGCGGCCGGAGTCGTCGAGGACGCCACCGTCGCCAACCTCGATGACCGGCTCCTGGACCGCGTCTGGCGCGGCAAGGCCGACGGCGGCTGGGCCCTGCATCAGGCCACCGCAGACAGCGCCCTCGACCACTTCGTCGTCTACTCCTCCGTCGCCTCCCTCATCGGCTCCCCAGGACAGGCCGCCTACGCCGCCGCCAACGCCTTCCTCGACGGCCTGACAACCCACCGCCTCGACAACGGACTATCGGCCACCGGCATCCACTGGGGTGCCTGGAGCGAGGTCGGCCGCGGACAGCACCTGGCCGACCAGGGATTCCTCACCATCAGCCCCACCGACGGCATCGACGCACTCGAACGCATCCTCACCGCCGGCCACCAACAGCTGGCCTACTCCCCGCTGGACACCGCCCAGTGGACCGCGCCCTACCCAGCCCTGCGCACCTCCACCCTGCTCACCCCACTGCTCACCGGAGAAGAGGCAGAGCAGGACGAGGCAGCGGTACGTGACCAACTCCTGGCAGCCGACAGCACGGCGCAGCGCCGAGAGCTCCTGGAGGCCTTCATCATCGAAACCGTACGCGAGCTGCTCGGCGGCACCACCCGGCACATCGGCCCGCACACCAGCATGGTCATCCTCGGACTCGACTCCCTCGGCGCGGTCCAGCTCCAGCAGCGCCTCCAGCGCGCGCTGCGCACCGAGCTCAAGCCCGGCGTGATCTGGGTCAAGCCCAGCGCCGCCTCCCTCGCGGACTGGCTGCTCGACGCCATGGGACTGGGCGACGACGCCGAGGGGGACCGCTCGCACGGTCCAGGCCCCTCGGCGAAGACAGCAGACCCCACCGGTCACGCGTCACTGCCGTCCTGA
- a CDS encoding DUF3887 domain-containing protein, which yields MTDSPISLAGLAARLTEQASVLAGSIGSPVTQPAYLDLVRLAEDVDGLAGQVLKLCVQQCRDAGHTWQEIGDLLGVTRQAAFQRFGKPIDPRTGKPMDKTVRMADVAARATEIAAAVLDGRMDEARRSFNAEVLATFTDEVRLNGLATVTGLVGAFEGFGEGEPFVRRVGDHTVVDVPLRYEAGDMKARVAFDTDEKVAGIFILAPEIP from the coding sequence GTGACTGATTCGCCGATCTCTCTCGCTGGCCTGGCTGCCCGTCTCACCGAGCAGGCCTCCGTCTTGGCCGGGTCAATCGGCAGCCCGGTGACTCAACCGGCCTATCTCGACCTCGTCCGACTCGCCGAGGACGTCGACGGCTTGGCGGGGCAGGTGCTGAAGCTGTGCGTGCAGCAGTGCCGGGATGCCGGACACACCTGGCAGGAGATCGGGGACCTGCTCGGCGTCACCCGCCAAGCCGCATTCCAGCGGTTCGGCAAGCCCATTGACCCGAGAACGGGAAAACCCATGGACAAGACCGTGCGCATGGCCGACGTCGCCGCCCGTGCCACCGAGATCGCGGCCGCCGTCCTCGACGGCCGCATGGACGAAGCCCGCCGGTCGTTCAACGCCGAGGTGCTGGCGACGTTCACCGACGAGGTTCGCCTCAACGGTCTGGCCACGGTCACCGGCCTCGTCGGGGCTTTCGAGGGATTCGGCGAGGGCGAGCCGTTCGTCCGCCGTGTTGGCGACCACACGGTCGTCGACGTCCCGCTGCGCTACGAGGCCGGCGACATGAAGGCCCGCGTCGCGTTCGACACGGACGAGAAGGTCGCGGGCATCTTCATCCTCGCCCCCGAGATCCCGTGA
- a CDS encoding NAD(P)/FAD-dependent oxidoreductase, which translates to MPPVPPCSDSRAVVIGAGIAGLLTARVLAEHFAQVIILDRDQTPTTPLRRSGVPQGSHAHALFAQGLRAVETLLPGFSDELRRRGGHRIDVCNDLAVATPYGWGVRFPSDLHVIGASRPLIEAVIRDRVLALPQVRLKERHQVDVLTGTAQHVHAVTGRDLEQGQAFEIQATVVVDAAGRGSRLPHWLADLGCSPVAETVIDAHLRYATRLYRLPIPPDERDWRTCYVLPAGPAHPRGGVLAPIEGNRWIATLSGVGADRPATAEEAFLPFARSLATSCIADALEHAEPLTPVVCSNATANRRRHLEQATGLPDNLLVVGDAACTFNPIYAQGMTVAALSALALSRCLATRPRTSRSFAARCHRRLSTLHDIPWLLATTADLSFPDTDGPPPALHQRVLRRHLDRVLAAGTHNRHAQAAFIGVLNMVQHPATLLAPRVMLSTAFARQPLTELTSTPPRHGQQSGRPDELPPPTSLLDGHR; encoded by the coding sequence GTGCCCCCCGTCCCTCCTTGCAGCGATTCCCGCGCCGTGGTCATCGGCGCGGGAATCGCGGGTCTGCTCACCGCCCGCGTCCTGGCCGAACACTTCGCCCAGGTCATCATCCTCGACCGCGACCAGACCCCCACAACTCCGCTGCGGCGCAGCGGCGTGCCACAAGGCAGCCATGCCCACGCACTGTTCGCCCAAGGCCTGCGCGCCGTGGAGACCCTGCTCCCGGGCTTCAGTGACGAATTGCGTCGCCGCGGCGGGCACCGCATCGATGTCTGCAACGACCTCGCCGTGGCCACCCCCTACGGCTGGGGCGTCCGCTTCCCCTCGGATCTCCACGTCATCGGGGCCAGCCGCCCCCTCATCGAGGCGGTCATCAGGGACCGCGTCCTGGCCCTGCCCCAGGTCCGTCTGAAGGAACGACACCAAGTAGACGTCCTGACAGGCACCGCGCAGCACGTGCACGCGGTGACCGGACGCGACCTGGAGCAGGGCCAGGCCTTCGAGATCCAAGCCACGGTGGTCGTGGACGCCGCCGGCCGAGGCTCCCGGCTCCCCCACTGGCTGGCCGACCTGGGCTGCTCCCCCGTTGCGGAGACCGTGATCGACGCACACCTGCGCTACGCAACCCGCCTCTACCGACTGCCCATCCCACCTGATGAACGTGACTGGCGCACCTGCTACGTCTTGCCCGCCGGCCCCGCCCATCCCCGCGGGGGCGTGCTGGCCCCCATCGAGGGCAACCGGTGGATCGCCACACTCAGCGGAGTCGGGGCCGACCGGCCCGCGACAGCCGAGGAAGCCTTCCTGCCGTTCGCGCGCTCCCTGGCCACCTCGTGCATCGCCGACGCACTCGAGCACGCCGAACCCCTCACACCGGTGGTGTGCAGCAACGCGACCGCCAATCGCCGCCGTCACCTGGAACAGGCCACCGGGCTTCCGGACAACCTGCTCGTCGTGGGCGACGCCGCCTGTACCTTCAATCCCATCTATGCACAAGGCATGACAGTGGCGGCACTCAGCGCACTGGCACTCAGCCGCTGTCTGGCCACGCGCCCGCGCACCAGCCGCTCGTTCGCCGCACGCTGCCACCGGCGGCTGAGTACTCTGCACGACATTCCGTGGCTGCTGGCCACCACTGCGGACCTGTCCTTCCCGGACACCGACGGCCCGCCGCCCGCGCTCCACCAACGCGTACTGCGCCGCCACCTCGACCGGGTCCTCGCCGCGGGAACCCACAACCGCCATGCCCAGGCGGCCTTCATCGGCGTCCTGAACATGGTCCAGCACCCCGCCACGCTCCTGGCACCGCGTGTGATGCTGTCCACCGCATTCGCCCGCCAGCCACTGACCGAACTCACCTCCACCCCACCGCGACACGGACAGCAGAGCGGCAGGCCCGACGAACTCCCCCCGCCGACAAGCCTCCTGGATGGTCACCGCTGA